GGGTTGCTGGTGGTGATGGATTTAGTTGAGAGGTGAGCCTGACATCACCCTCAAAGACTAAACGGCGCTCGCTGCCCCGCGACGGCTGAAACAGTTGGACGTGGACATCCCAAATATCTGGTGCTAATTGCTCTTGCAGTTGGGCAACGATGTCGAGAACCAAGTATCCCTGTTCCAGAGCCAGCCAGCGATAGCTACGCACGTTGTCAACCTGACTGACCCATTGCTGTCCATCACAGAGAAAGGCAGCAGCTTCTGCGATAATTTCCATGCTGACGGTAAAGGGAATCACGGGCAAGGGAAATTCACCAGCCTGCCGATGGGACCAGGGGCCTCCTAGCATATGGTCATAAATGAAGTCATCCCAGTGGAGATCGAAATGTCGCCGGCAGTAGAGGTAGCCTTCGCCCTTCTCAATAATCTCCCCTAGGAAAGGCCAAGCCTCTGAAAAGCTGAGGGGAACAGATTCTACATCAACCCAAGGCAGACCAACCGCTTCTTGCTGCTGATGGGAGAATGGGTTTGTATAGAAACTGCTGATCGTCCTAGCTTGACTATTGAGGAATTCCTCCATCAAATCCAAGTGACTCAAGAAGACAGGAAGACGAATATCGGGGAAGCTGGCAGAGAAACTGGGTGAAGAAATCTGCTCTTGTAGAGGAGGCTTCTCTGGGGGGAAAACCGGCAAAGTTGACGGTAGTTCAATACTCTCTGGGACTTGGCCCTCTCTACCCGTTGCCACTGGCGGCACCGAGGGGAGCTTCTGCTCAAGGGTGTGGACAAAAGCTGATGTAAGTTTCATCTTGGGCATGGTCAAGTCCAAGAGCCTTTTCTGCCTACCGTTGCCTGCTGCTTCTAGAGAGGCAGTCTCTAGGTTTACTAGGTCCACTTGCCGGTATTGGTAGAGAGGAGCAAAATTGAGGGCGCGACCGTTGACAAATAACTGGGCTAACAGATGTTGAATTTGTTCGAGACCGGAACGACGTTGGCTGCTGCTGGCCAGAACCAAGCAGTCTTGCCCGGAGAGAATATCTCTAACGAAGTTGCTGAGATTGCTACTAGGACCTACCTCGACAAAAGTTCTGACTCCCTGTTCATAGAGGTGGCCAATCGTTTCCCGGAAGCGCACCTGGCTCGACCACTGGCTCAGGGCCAATTCTCGAATTTCCGGTGGTGTTGGCGGGAAAGGACCCGCCGTAGCGCAAGTGTAGAGTTGGGTATGCCCTGGTCCAACAGTCAACCCCTGATAGTATTCCCTGAGAGCTTCTGCCACTTGGTTAAACAAGGGCGTATGGTAGGCACGATCAAAGGGCAGACGGGTACAGATTCCCCCTAATTCTCTGAGTTGATTGGCCGCTTGCTTGATGGCATCTTCATTACCAAAGAGAACGGCTTGGTTAGGACAGTTGTCCATGGCTAGGTAGAGTTGCCCCGAAGATTGGGCGACCATCTCTGCCAAAATGGCAGTTTCCACAGCACCAACAGTGAGCAGAGTCCCTCGGGGAATGCGGTCTTCTGCTGTCAAATCTAGGTAAATTTGGTTAAGTTCGAGAATTTTCTGCCCCATTTCTCGGCGGCTGGCCAGTTGGATAGTTCCAGATGCAATCAGGGCTGTATTTTCTCCCGTACTGTGACCAACCATCACGTCACACTGGATTTCTAGATCTTTGAGCAGTTCGTAGAGAGCCATACTAGCAGTAAAAACTGTCTCCGTTGCCAGATCTAGGTTATACAACTCCTTGGCTGCTAGGAGGCGTTGCTCCTCGCTCAAGCCTGTGGGTGGCGGAAAAATAAAGTAACTTGGCGGATAATTCCTATTTTTGCCAAATATATCGTCTAAAAAGTCGAACCAAGCCCGCACTTTCGGGAAGTGGAGACAGAGATCTGAGAGCATATTGGTGTACTGAGATCCCTCTCCCGGAAATAGGAAAGCGGTTTTACCTACTTCAGTTTCCGGATGTACCTGAGCGTAGTAAATGCCACTGCGAGTCTGGAAACGAGTCCGCCCGGGTTCTGCTAGTTTTGACTTGGCCAGTTGGAGTTTGGCTTGTAAATCCGTCTTCTCGGTGGCAACTATAGCCAGACGGTGAGGGCCAGGATTACGGTTAGCTAGGGTATAAGCTAAGTCAGAAAGGAGCAGATTGGGGGATGACTGCAGCCGCCGCTCTACCTGTTCAACTAAATCAATGAGATTGGCTGTCTCATCTCCCGAAAAAACGAACAATTCTGTGGGCCATGAACAGGGCAGCTTCCTCTCTGGAAGCTCAGGGGAGCGATCGTATTCTTCCAAAATGGCGTGAGCATCGATGCCCCCAAAACCAAAGGCATCAATACCAGCACGACGGGGTTCTTTGCTCTGTCCGTTAATCCAAGGACGGGCTTCTGTATTGACGTAAAATGAAGTCTTTTCTTCCTCTAGACAGGGGTGAGGCTGCTGACAGAGGGTAGGAGGTAAGACTTTATAATAAAGAGCTAAAGCCATTTTAATCAGACTGGCGGCTCCGGAGGCGGGAATGCAGTGGCCGATCGCTGATTTAACCGAACCAATGGCCCGGTGGGGCATCTCCCCTTGACGTTGGCCAAAGATGTGGGTGAGGGACTTAATTTCTGTCCTATCTCCCAAGGGCATCCCCGTGCCGTGAGCTTCCACAAGAGTAACTGTGTCTGGATCAATGCCGCTATTCTCGTAAGCTCGCTGGATGGCCAGTACCTGCCCTTGCCAACGGGGAGCTAACAGTCCCAAACCTTTGCCATCGCTGGCAGTGCCAATACCTTGAATAACTGCGTAGATGCGATCGCCGTCTTTTTGGGCATCAGCTAGGCGTTTGAGCACTAAAATTCCCAAGCCCTCACTGAGAAGAGTTCCGTCGGCAGACTGGTCAAAAGGCTTGATGGTAGAACGGGAGAGGGCATCGAGTTGGCTGAAGACCATGTGAACCTGGGGTGGTGTAGAAGCTTGGACTCCCCCCGCCAGCATCATGTCGCAGCGACCGCTCAACAGTTCTTGGATTGCTAAATCAACGGCAATCAAAGAGGAAGCGCAAGCTCCATCCACTAAGTAGTTAGGACCCATTAAATCGAGGCGGTTGGCAATGCGTCCAGTCACCACATTAGGTACTAATCCAGGGGACATCTCGGCATTAAAGGGGGGCAAGCTGGCTTTTAGCTCTTGGCGGACCCGGCCCAAGGTTTCGGCATCGAGAGTGGGGACGATTTGCTGTAACAGTTCTATGGTTTGATCGGCGATCAGACCATGTTGGATGACCGTGCCAAAACCCCGATTGAAGTAAGTGCCGCGCCCCAAGATAATGCCAGCTTTTTCACGGTTGAAAGGGCGAACGAGATAGTCGGCATCTTTCAAAGCATCCCGGGCAATTTTCAGGGAGAGAAAATGATCCGGATCGCCCCCCTCAATGGAGTTGGGCATAATGCCAAATTCTAGGGGATCGAATTCGGCGATATCATCAAGAAACCCCCCTTTACAGGTATATAATCCGCCATTATCATCGCAAGAATTGGCAGGATTCCAGTCATCGGGGGCTTCTCGAATGGCGCTGACCTTACTGAGAATATTTTGCCAGTAGGTAGCCAGATCCTTGGCGCCTGGGAACAGTCCAGCCATGCCAATAATCGCAATCTGAGCAGGTGAGTTTGCCGAATTCATCAGAAAAATTGGGTGGGAAACCCCGTGCTAGAAGCACGGCTTTACATTGACACTCTCACCGTCACAGCGTAGCTTGACGGGAGATTCTTGTTTCATCGGGTTTGTCTAGTCCCAAGTCATCTCTGTCTTGAAACCCCGTCCAGATTCCCCTCCACAAGCATCTGTTTTAAATCCACTGACTGCCCGGCAGCAGATAACAAAACTTGATTATGTTGCGATTCCTCATTTACAAACGATGTCGCCCTTGTTGTCAGGTATTTTACTTTGGTCAAGCTTTTTGTCTGGCGAGAACCACCAATTCGCCCATCTTGGCACCCCTGGGTGCGTTGGCTTTTTTATTCTAACATCAGTTTTAATGAACGCTGTATTGATCGAGGGTGGACTATTGCCGCCCAGGTGCATCGGCGGCTTCGATGCTACGGTATAGATGTCTCCCGTGAGTCGGTTTTTATGTTTAGTCGTTCTCATAAAATGGTTCTCGACCTATCAGAGTTTATAGTTAACCATATAATATACTATGCTTTAAAATAAATCTAGTATCATATCTATAATTTTTTATTAATAGCTCTATGCCTATGCCTCTCTCCAATTGCTTGCGTGAGGATTTGCTTGTCACCAGGAAAATAGATCGTCAAACCTCGGCCAAGCGTTATTTTATTCAAGATCCCATCTCTCAGGAAACTTTTGAATTCGGAGAAGAAGAATATTTTTTATGTCAACTTATGGATGGGGTGACATCTGTACCAGAAATCTTGGCTAGTTTTCAAGAACGCTTTAATATCAGTCTCACTGAAGAAGATTACCAGAAGTTTGCTGGACAGATTGATAGTTTTGGACTACTAGAACCGCATCAGAACCAATTGCCATCCTCTCAATCCGAGGAAGGAAACGGTCACAAAAACTCCTCGCCAACCAAGAAAAAATCCAAGCAGCATTCGTTGCGTTTTATTTGGAAACATCCTAACCCTGATGCCGTTTTTACTAGCCTAGCCCGTTGGACTCACCCTTGCCACCGTTGGCTTAGATGGTCAACTTGGCTATTGCTGCCTCTTTTACCTATTGCTCTATTGACTTTTTGGAATAATAGGACGGTTTTATGGTACGACGTGGGGCGTTTTGTTGATGGCTTACCCTTTGTCCTAAGTTATTTAGTTGACATTTTAATCTTGAATTTATGCGGCCGTATTATTCAAGGGACGGTGTTTGCTGCCTATGGCGGACGTTCCAGCGTGTTTGGCATGACCTTGGCTTTAGGATTCAAGCCTCACTTCCAGGTGGACCTGAGAGAGTATCAAAGCGTACCACGAAAGGCCCAACTCTGGATCTATGGGACTCCCTTGATCATGCGCCTTTTTATCTTTAGCTTTGGTATGATTTTTTGGTACGCACAGAGAAGTTCAGGAACAGCATTTCATATTTGGCTCCTCTTACTCGCCCATGCTGCTTTGGTAACTTTTGTGTTGATGGCCTGCCCTCTCTGGCCTCTCTATGGTTATTATTTCTTGATCGCTTTTTTCCGACTGCCGGATAACTTTATGTCTCAGTCTTTCAGAGCGTGGGGGATGGTGATCAAGGGGCGGAATCTGCCTAGTTTTTTATCGACGAGAGAAAAATTGATGCTTGTCGGTTTTGGCCTGGGGAGTATCTTATTTTGTTTATTGATGATCTATTTGATCGTTACCAATTTTGCCAAAGGTCTATACACACTTTTTCCAGAAATTTTTGGGGCTGAATCAGCGATAATTATCGTCTCCGTCCTGGTATTCATCGGTTTTCGCAAACAGATTTCTCGCTTGTTCTTCAGGGGACGGAATTCCCAAGGTACGAGTGGCCTTCCTTCTAACTTGACAGAAGAGACTAAGAACTCAAAAAAGCCCTCAAGTCGTTCTCGCCAAGGCTTTCAGTCTTGGCTGAAGAAAAATCTGAAATTTTTTATCCTAGCTGGTTTGGTGGCGCTGCTTTTTCTGCCTTATCGGACTATGCCAGGAGGTCCCCTGCAATTACTCACTCCCGCCGAGGTGGCTATTCAGGCTGAAGTTGATGGTAAAAGCAAAATTACTCGCGTCATGTTCCCAGGGGGTAACGAGCAATTAATCCGCAAAGGAACGGTCATTGCCCAGATGGAAGATGTCGATATTGAAGATACGATAGAGACGCTGCAATCTCAAATCGCAAAAGCGCTAGGCGATGTCAAAATTAAGCAATCTTATCTAGCTAAACTTTTAGCCACGCCAAGAAAGGAAGATGTGGAAGTAGCCCGCAATCAGGTAAAGATAGCTCGAGAAGAAGTAGATAAAGCTAAGAAAGAGGTAGCAGTGGACAAGCAAAATTTAGAGGTAATCAAGAAGCAAATAGAAAGCGCGCTCACCCAAGCTGATTTTTATTTCCGTGAGGCTTCTCGCCTGGAAGAAGGTTACAAAGAGGGAGCAATTGCCCTAAATCTTGTAGAAGATGCCCAAAGGAACGCTCAAACCAAGAAAATTGAAGCGGAAGAAAAGCGCCAGGCTTTGTTACAACAGCAACAAGTAATCGAACAAGCACGCAGCCAGCTAGCAAGCAAGCAAAGAGTTTTGGAGACAAGTGAATCTCAACTCAAGTTATTGTTAGCCGGTCCCTACCCCGACGAGATTGAAGCGGCTCGGCAGGATGTGGAAGTGGCTCGTGCCGAGCTAGAACGCTTAAGGAAACAAGAGCAGCAAGAGCGAGATAAACTCAAACTCACCACCTTAGTCATGCCCTTGGATGGTTATCTAGTAACTCCTTATCTGGACACCAAAGTGGGTAGCTATTTGGATCAAGGAGAGACCTTTGCGACAGCGCAAGATGCTACCAAGATCTTGGCAGAAGTGCAAGTTCCAGAGTACGATGTCGGACAATTTTCGATTGGTAAAAATGTTCAAATCAAACTCAATGCCTATCCCACGGAAACCATTATGGGGAAAGTTGTCTCCATTACCCCTGCGGCCGGCAACAGCACAACAACGGCCGATTTGTCTTCAGAACCAGTTGTGAAGGTTTTGGTGGAAATTCCCTATGGAAAACACCTTTTTAAGACTGGGATGACGGGCTATGCTAAGATTGAAGGGCCGATGAAACCCTTCATTGTCGCTTTTTCCAGTCCGATTGTGCGTTTCTTCCAGATCGAAATTTGGTCTTGGCTTCCTTAAACCCAATCACTCCCTTATAATGTTGACAATTTGCTTAAAATGAAAATTGGAAAGCTCAGGCGAATGACAAGCATGATTTTTCTTTTATGTCTGCTTACTCTCTTATTTTTGACCGCTTGTTATGCCAGCCAGCCACAACCCCAAGAAAGTTTAAAGGAACAGTTACTATCGCAGACAATGAGAAGAAGAAGGAGAGTTAATCTCAATCAAGATATGGTCTTGAGAACTCTATACAATCAAGGGTTAGAAAGAAGTTACTATCTTTACACTCCCGGTTCTTATACTAGGGACAGACCCATACCACTGTTGTTAGCTTTTCACGGTGGTGTTGGTCAAGGTGATACCATGGCGGCGAAAACCGGGTTTAACGATTTAGCTGATAGAGAAGATTTTCTCGTTGTCTATCCCAACGGCATTAACTTAGGTGCTGCTGGGGGGCAATGGAATGACGGACGCAACACCCCTGAGGTTCACCCAGAAATTGACGATGTTGCTTTCGTTCGGGCCGTGATTGAAGACGTAGAAAAATTGAGGAATGTTGACAGAAAAAGAATCTATGTTACTGGGGGTTCCAATGGAGGGTTTTTTGCCCAAAGATTAGCCTGCGAAATGGCTAACCAAATTGCTGCGATCGCCTCTGTCAGTTCGACGATGGCAAAATCCCTCGAATCTAGATGTCGGCCCCAAAGACCTATTCCCGTACTTATGATCAATGGCACTGAGGATAGACTTGTCCCTTGGGTAGGAGGAGAAATGACAGTGGGTGCCAGAGGAGAAATCCTTTCAGTTCCGGAGACGGTGGCATTTTGGCGCAAAAATAATGGCTGCTCGGCAACGCCAAAAGAGGAACAACTTCCTGACACGGAGCATGATGGGACTAAAGTGGTATCTTACCAGTATTCAGGTTGTCATCAAAATGCCACCGTCATGCTCTATCGCATTGAGGGAGGAGGTCATGGTTGGCCTGGAGGGCGAATCATGAGACGAGCTAACCAAAACGATTTTAGCAATCGAGACCGTGAAAATCTAGTGGGCAAGAACAGTCAAGCAATCAATGCTAGTGAAGTAGTCTGGAAATTTTTGCAACAGTTCACTTTGCCTTAAACGAATGCGCTTTTCGGCGTTGCTGAATCAAGGTATGAATGCTAACTGTGCATCGTATCCAAAAGCGAGTTTGGCTCTAGGTTTTAAAAACACCACCAAAAAAGATTCAGATCTCAAATCAGCAACGCCCTCCAATTTAGCCTCAGTACCCTGGCAGCAAATACATAGGGTTTGCGGCAAAAAGTTTTTCGTGGGGGCAGGGTGTGGCCCCCCCAACCCCCACCCCCCCTGCCCCCCCGACATCGGGGGGGTTGGGGGGGTGGGGTGTGGGGTGTAGGGTTTTACCGATTTTGAGGTAGTCAGTTACCTAATTTTCAGGCAAAAAGTACCGGAATTTTACCCCCGATCAGTGCAAGGGTCGGCACTTTTTGAGGTCAAAAAAGTCTAAAAGCCTTATCCAACAAGTTTTTTAGATTTATTCAGCCAGCCTTGCATACACTTGTACTATAAAGAGACTTGAGGGAGTTTTGAGCAAAAAACCAAAGGAATTAGGGAGCTATGGTTCCTAATTCCTGTAGTATATGCCATTGTATCTAACGGGCTTGGAGAGACTCGAACTCCCGACCTTGTGGTCCGTAGCCACACGCTCTAATCCACTAAGCTACAAGCCCTTGTTTTTCTCAACAGTAAACCACTATAGCACAGGTTCATTCAATGACGCAAGAGGGTAAAGAAAAATTATCTCATCTCGACAGCCAAGGCGAGGCCCAGATGGTGGATGTATCGGAGAAAATGCCCACTAAACGCACTGCTATCGCCCTAGGACAAGTGAGAATGCTAAAAACGACTTTTGAAGCCATAGAACAGGGAAATGCGCCTAAAGGTGACGTTTTAGGGACGGCCAGACTAGCGGGAATTATGGCGGCCAAACAAACTTCCTCCTTAATTCCCCTTTGCCATCCCTTACCCCTGCAAAAAATCAATGTTCAGATTATCCCGAAAGCAGAGTTACCCGGCTACGAAATTCGGGCAGAAGTGGTGACAAAATCGGAAACCGGTGTAGAAATGGAGGCTTTAACTGCGGTATCGGTGGCAGCCTTGACTTTATACGATATGGCTAAAGCGTTAGAAAAATCAATCCTGATTGAAAATATCCGTCTGCTGAGTAAAACAGGAGGGAAATCAGATTATCATCAGGATCCCCTGTTGCCATGAAAACCCTAAGTAACCCCTTCTAACTTTTCATCGGTCAATTGATATAATTCCTGTAATTTCTCTAATTTATCGGGGTCTGCTTGCCAA
This Microcystis wesenbergii NRERC-220 DNA region includes the following protein-coding sequences:
- a CDS encoding type I polyketide synthase, encoding MNSANSPAQIAIIGMAGLFPGAKDLATYWQNILSKVSAIREAPDDWNPANSCDDNGGLYTCKGGFLDDIAEFDPLEFGIMPNSIEGGDPDHFLSLKIARDALKDADYLVRPFNREKAGIILGRGTYFNRGFGTVIQHGLIADQTIELLQQIVPTLDAETLGRVRQELKASLPPFNAEMSPGLVPNVVTGRIANRLDLMGPNYLVDGACASSLIAVDLAIQELLSGRCDMMLAGGVQASTPPQVHMVFSQLDALSRSTIKPFDQSADGTLLSEGLGILVLKRLADAQKDGDRIYAVIQGIGTASDGKGLGLLAPRWQGQVLAIQRAYENSGIDPDTVTLVEAHGTGMPLGDRTEIKSLTHIFGQRQGEMPHRAIGSVKSAIGHCIPASGAASLIKMALALYYKVLPPTLCQQPHPCLEEEKTSFYVNTEARPWINGQSKEPRRAGIDAFGFGGIDAHAILEEYDRSPELPERKLPCSWPTELFVFSGDETANLIDLVEQVERRLQSSPNLLLSDLAYTLANRNPGPHRLAIVATEKTDLQAKLQLAKSKLAEPGRTRFQTRSGIYYAQVHPETEVGKTAFLFPGEGSQYTNMLSDLCLHFPKVRAWFDFLDDIFGKNRNYPPSYFIFPPPTGLSEEQRLLAAKELYNLDLATETVFTASMALYELLKDLEIQCDVMVGHSTGENTALIASGTIQLASRREMGQKILELNQIYLDLTAEDRIPRGTLLTVGAVETAILAEMVAQSSGQLYLAMDNCPNQAVLFGNEDAIKQAANQLRELGGICTRLPFDRAYHTPLFNQVAEALREYYQGLTVGPGHTQLYTCATAGPFPPTPPEIRELALSQWSSQVRFRETIGHLYEQGVRTFVEVGPSSNLSNFVRDILSGQDCLVLASSSQRRSGLEQIQHLLAQLFVNGRALNFAPLYQYRQVDLVNLETASLEAAGNGRQKRLLDLTMPKMKLTSAFVHTLEQKLPSVPPVATGREGQVPESIELPSTLPVFPPEKPPLQEQISSPSFSASFPDIRLPVFLSHLDLMEEFLNSQARTISSFYTNPFSHQQQEAVGLPWVDVESVPLSFSEAWPFLGEIIEKGEGYLYCRRHFDLHWDDFIYDHMLGGPWSHRQAGEFPLPVIPFTVSMEIIAEAAAFLCDGQQWVSQVDNVRSYRWLALEQGYLVLDIVAQLQEQLAPDIWDVHVQLFQPSRGSERRLVFEGDVRLTSQLNPSPPATPCQWQDSQPSRWSDEQLYTEGMFHGPRLQGVKHIRQVSQQGIEADLEVMRVDNFFRDIARPIFQIDAPLLDAAAQLVAYWGSEFFGVNFHTFPFSVRVFEQYAPPLPAGTPISCRGWLSFDGERQLQGNFEFLNSEDLVIARLEGLLEIFIRVPLEYHQLRREPQVAYWSEPWQEEVGMLSRRLTLVPVNFLDELGGVIKYIIAHLIFTQSEREFWYSLPEQGSERKQWLLGSLVAKETIRQFAWQKFDLALGPLDIQLFPTESGKLQVYCPPLEKIGVVPEVSIGQNQNVFVAAVVEPSIDNQEN
- a CDS encoding HlyD family secretion protein — translated: MPMPLSNCLREDLLVTRKIDRQTSAKRYFIQDPISQETFEFGEEEYFLCQLMDGVTSVPEILASFQERFNISLTEEDYQKFAGQIDSFGLLEPHQNQLPSSQSEEGNGHKNSSPTKKKSKQHSLRFIWKHPNPDAVFTSLARWTHPCHRWLRWSTWLLLPLLPIALLTFWNNRTVLWYDVGRFVDGLPFVLSYLVDILILNLCGRIIQGTVFAAYGGRSSVFGMTLALGFKPHFQVDLREYQSVPRKAQLWIYGTPLIMRLFIFSFGMIFWYAQRSSGTAFHIWLLLLAHAALVTFVLMACPLWPLYGYYFLIAFFRLPDNFMSQSFRAWGMVIKGRNLPSFLSTREKLMLVGFGLGSILFCLLMIYLIVTNFAKGLYTLFPEIFGAESAIIIVSVLVFIGFRKQISRLFFRGRNSQGTSGLPSNLTEETKNSKKPSSRSRQGFQSWLKKNLKFFILAGLVALLFLPYRTMPGGPLQLLTPAEVAIQAEVDGKSKITRVMFPGGNEQLIRKGTVIAQMEDVDIEDTIETLQSQIAKALGDVKIKQSYLAKLLATPRKEDVEVARNQVKIAREEVDKAKKEVAVDKQNLEVIKKQIESALTQADFYFREASRLEEGYKEGAIALNLVEDAQRNAQTKKIEAEEKRQALLQQQQVIEQARSQLASKQRVLETSESQLKLLLAGPYPDEIEAARQDVEVARAELERLRKQEQQERDKLKLTTLVMPLDGYLVTPYLDTKVGSYLDQGETFATAQDATKILAEVQVPEYDVGQFSIGKNVQIKLNAYPTETIMGKVVSITPAAGNSTTTADLSSEPVVKVLVEIPYGKHLFKTGMTGYAKIEGPMKPFIVAFSSPIVRFFQIEIWSWLP
- a CDS encoding extracellular catalytic domain type 1 short-chain-length polyhydroxyalkanoate depolymerase — its product is MIFLLCLLTLLFLTACYASQPQPQESLKEQLLSQTMRRRRRVNLNQDMVLRTLYNQGLERSYYLYTPGSYTRDRPIPLLLAFHGGVGQGDTMAAKTGFNDLADREDFLVVYPNGINLGAAGGQWNDGRNTPEVHPEIDDVAFVRAVIEDVEKLRNVDRKRIYVTGGSNGGFFAQRLACEMANQIAAIASVSSTMAKSLESRCRPQRPIPVLMINGTEDRLVPWVGGEMTVGARGEILSVPETVAFWRKNNGCSATPKEEQLPDTEHDGTKVVSYQYSGCHQNATVMLYRIEGGGHGWPGGRIMRRANQNDFSNRDRENLVGKNSQAINASEVVWKFLQQFTLP
- the moaC gene encoding cyclic pyranopterin monophosphate synthase MoaC, which produces MTQEGKEKLSHLDSQGEAQMVDVSEKMPTKRTAIALGQVRMLKTTFEAIEQGNAPKGDVLGTARLAGIMAAKQTSSLIPLCHPLPLQKINVQIIPKAELPGYEIRAEVVTKSETGVEMEALTAVSVAALTLYDMAKALEKSILIENIRLLSKTGGKSDYHQDPLLP